AACGTATCCTTTTGATATAGCGTTTTCCCAATTGCATGCTAAAATAGAATCGAGAAATTTCAACGAAGAATCTTTGAATAATATATTGGATAACTTAGATAAAAAGCCTATTTTTATTGTTGAGAGTAAAAATATCGATAATATAAATCTTAAAGTACCCTATGGAATAATTCTTACTGAAACTAATCGCAATTTCACTGTACTTTCTAATGACAATGATATAAAAAAAGATTGGTTAGTAGTTTCAGAAGATGGTACTCTTTTAGGATTTGTAGAAAATTCTTATTCAAATAAAATTATTGTTAAAAAATTAGGTTGGGGGAATCAAGAGTTTTTTGGAAAAACCGGAAATGTAGATGTTTTAGTTAAGGAATATAACGGAAACCTGTTGGTCGAATTACCAGAAGATTTTCATTTAACTGATAGTTTTTTAGAAATAGATTTTCCATTTTATATAAAAGCTTTAGAAGATAATAACGCCCTTATAACTGGAGAAATAGTATCAAAATTTGGGGATTTTTATCTTTTTAATACAATGAAAAATGAAAATTTCTTAGTATATTTTTTCCCTTTTTAAGAATATAAGTTTAGAATATATCTAAGAAATCCCTCAAAGGTGAGTTGTATAATGTATTTTTTATATTTTGTATATTTTCTTTTATCGCTTGCAACAGCATCTTTTGATATATGGCTTGGAGAAACCTTATTTTTTGTTTTCCCCATAGTTTTACTTTATATCTATAATATTGAGAAAAATGAAAATAGAATTTTCTTTTATGTCCTGTTGTATACTATTTTTTATTTCGTTGCAAGATTTAGTTTAAATTTTTTAGGCATAATCTTCTTCATTTTATTCTTACTTATTCATTTTATTTTAAATCATATGAAATTCTCATTAATTAAAGCAATAATATTTGCGGGAGTAATTAGTTTTTACCTAAGTTTTATAACGTCCTCTTATTCTTCTTTCATTGTAGATCTAATATTAGTAACAGCCTTATATTTCATTAATATGAGGGTGGTCTTTTATGAAAGAAAAGAGAGTTAAATTACTTTTTGCCTTATTTTTTCTAGGGATGGTAGTTCTTTTTTCTCGATCTTTTCATTTGCAAATATTAGATCACCACAAATATACTTCAGAAGTTCAAAATTTAGCAACAAGAATAATTCGAATTTCACCCAAAAGGGGTAATATTTATGATAGAAATGGTAAGTTATTAGCTTGGAATCAACGAATTTATAGAATTACTAACCTTGGAAGCACTTTAGATCAAGAAATAGAAGATGAATTATATTATATATTGAAAGATTTCGTAGATAACCCTTATACAGTTATAGATAGATTGAATTTTCAAAAAAGAGTAAATCTAGAAATTAACTCAATTGCTGCACAAAAAATAGCTAATTTAGATAAGAATCTTATAGTTGAAGAAAGATACGTGAGAAAATACGCTCATGAGTCTTTGTACCATTTATTAGGATACGTCGATAACGAAGGAACTGCGAGATCTGGGCTAGAATTGGTTTTTGATAAACAATTAAGAGGTTCTCCAGGATTTAGTATGATCAATACAGCATTCAATAAATCTCTGAATCCCTCTTTACAAAATGTTCCACCAATAAATGGTAACAACATATTTTTAACCATAGATTTGGATTTACAAATCAAAGCATACGAGTATTTAAATGAAAAAGAATATAAAGGAACAGTTATCCTATCTAATCCTAATAACGGAGAAATATTAGTCTTTGTTAGTGCCCCTTCGCCTGATCCTAATGCCTTTTCTCAAGGTATGACTAATTTAGAGTTTCAAAATATTTTAAACAACAGTAATAAACCTTTATTGAATAGAGTAACTTCATCCTTGTATCCCCCAGGTTCTATATTAAAACCTTTTGTAGCTTACGGTGCTCTTGAAGCAGGTATATCTCCAGAAGCCACAATATTATCTACAGGAAAATATTATTTAAGAAATTCTCAAGGAACTATTATAGGTTCTTATTCAGATTGGAAAAACGCTGGGCATGGTGAAACTAATCTCGTAAAATCTTTAAGGGCTTCAGTTAACTCTTACTACTATTGGTTAGGGGAGGAGTTAGGTATAGAACACCTTAAAGTAATTGCAGATAAGTTTGAAATTGATAAAAAAACAGGAATAATTGTTCCAAACGAAAAAAGTGGGATTTTCCCTGATCCAGAATGGAAAAGGGCAAATTTCAACACTATTTGGTATCCAGGAGAAACTTTATTAACCTATATAGGACAAGGTTATGTTACTCTTACTCCGCTTCAGGTATTAAGAATATATAATATCTTTGCAACAAAAGGAGATTATTATCAGTTTGATTTGTTTTTAAAAGAAGAAAACATTTTCGGCGAGACAGTCAAAAAAAGAGAAAGTATATTACAAGATTCATACCCGATGAATGAAGAATATTTGGAGTACATATATCAGGGAATGATAGAAGTAACAACTTTTAGAGGAAGCCAAGTAGAGGATGCTGGAACTGCTTACAATTCTTTTTATGATTTCCCTTATGTTGTAGCAGGAAAAACTGGAACTGCAGAAGTATCTGGTGGAAAATTATCACATTCTTGGTTTGCAGGGTTTTTACCAGCTGATGATCCTCAATATTCTATTGTTGTTTTGATTGAAAACGGCGGGCAAGGCTCAACTGCTGCTGCTCCGATAGCAAGAAAGATACTTGATGATCTAGCTAGCAAGTATCTAAATTAAATTTTGGAGATGATCGCTATGAAAAAAGCAACTTTATTTGTTTTCTTGTTAATTAGTTTTTTTGCTTGGTCACAGAATTATACATTTATCTTTAAAGATACTCAATTACATTATGTAACCACGAATGAAAATTCTTTTACCATTCCAGAAAGGTTTCAAGTTTTATGGGTTAGTAACGCTGATTCTTGGAAATTAGATAAGGTATATAAAACCTTCCCCTTTAGAATTATTTCGCTAGAAGACTATAATCAAAAGTATATACAAGAAATTGGAGAAAATATTTACAAAGTTTTAAATACCAATGAAGTTATATTTTATAACTCTCAAATAGGCGAATGGTGTGTTACAAACGAACAAAACTTGGATAAAATCGCCCCCACCACCAAAGTGCAATTAGAAAATCCAAAGAACGCAGTTATTGCTTTAATGTCTGAAGGATCCTGGAAAATAGTGTACGAAATGAGAAAAGATGGAACTTTCATCAAAAACGTTGAAATTAAAGCTACTCCCGTTGGTTTGACAAACTTATATTTAGTTAACGAGTATCTAAATTTATCTTTTAGAAATTATATTGAAAGTACAAAAGTTCTTAGCAGCACAAGAATGGAGGATACAAGTAGCTTTCAAATTGTAGCAGAAGAAGCAATACTAAGTCAGACTTATACTATGAATTTTGGGAAAATAGATCTTAATTCCAATTTATTTAATTTCAGAATCTCTCAAAACGATATATTATCTTATGAAGACAGAAACGTCATAAATTTTTCTCTCAATTCCAACACAAAGAACTTTTTAAAAACCAATATAATTAGGTATGTTGAAAACGATAAATACAACGGAATGGGAATAGAGCTTCCTTCGGGAGAAGTATGGATACACGAAGAATTTGACAAAGAAAGTTTTCCTATAAAATTAGCTTATATCAACGACACTCCTATAGGTGATACCCTGCAAATAAATTTAGGCCAAAGTTGGGATATACAGTACAAGATAGAAAAATTATCTGACATTGAAGTTAAATCTGCTAAAAGTAGAATCGTTGATTTCAATATAACAGTTAAAAATTTTAGCGATGAAACAAAAATTGTTAATCTAATATCGACCGTTCCGAATATAGAAATAGAAAATATAAAAATAGACGGTAATTACAGAAACTTAAAAAATAAGTCGGAAAAGGGTAAAATAGATATAGTTTTTGATATAATAGATGAAGTAAGTATTAGATTGACAGTCAAAACTGTGCTTTCACAACAATAGTTTTTATTATTTGAAAAAATGCGTCTATATCGTCAATAATGTAAAAATTAGATTTTACTCTTAAATCTGTCGATCCAAAATTTTCTATATAATCAAAACTCAAAGAAAATTTTTTTGATATTCGTTCTTCAAGACGATTAAGTGAAGGAACCATGGAAACAAAAATTATCTGGCTTTCCTCTTTTTCTAATATTTTATCTATATGCCAGTGCTGTTTATTTTGTTTTTCTTTGAAGGTTAAATGTCTGCCAACTCTTTGATGAAGATTTTTCATAGCTGAACCAATATATGCATACAAACCTTCTTTGATTAAAACTTTTCTATGTCTGATATCAATCTCAAAATCATCCTTAACTTTTATTAATAAAATATAACTCCCAGTATTCATTTTAATCTCCTAATGAGGTGGTTTTTATGATTAACTCAGTGAATCCTCAGGATTATAACCCTTATTTAGGATACAAATTAGACCCTGGAGAACCGGGGTTAGCCAACAGTGCTCCTGCTTCTTTAAGTATATTAAGGGTAGCAGCTCATGAAGTAGGAAACATTAATCAATTTAAATCTGAGGCAATGAAAAAAGGCGGTATCGTAATTCATACCGATATCGATCTAAACCTTCAAAAAAGAGGTGGATTCTTAGCTGCGGTTGGCGGCAAATCAAAAGCTGTAATTCTATATAAAAAAGAAGCTGAAGACCTTAGCGAAGAACCATCCTCTTTAATTTTAAATGAATTTTCAAATCCCACTGAAAAAACTGAAAAAGATGAAAAAGAAAAAGTCAAAGAAAATATTGAAAAAGAGATTCAAAATATAAAAAAAGAATTATTAACCGAAAATGACCCTAAAAAATTAGAGGAATTACTGATAAAATTACAAAACCTTGAATTGGCAAAAAATAACAGTTCTTCTTTGGCTTCTGAATTCTTTTTAGGATTGAACTTAGACTTTTCCGCTTGATTCAAAAGCTTCTTTCCTATATTCTTTGTCTTTTACTTGTTGCTCAATCTCTTCTTTTTCAAGAAAATTAATTACCCACTTTCCTACAAATCTTTTTAGAAAATAACTCGATTTATGACCTGCTGGTATTCTTCTTACTATCTTATTTGAGATCAATTTTTCCAGATCTCTTGTCGCCTTGTGTGGCATTATCTTATCAAAACTTCCTTTAACAAAAAATACAGGTTGTTTAACAAATTTAGCATAACTTAATGAATCATAATGATAACAAGTAATAGGTGTCTTTGAAAATATATCTTCAATAGAATTAATATTATCTTTTACAAAAGTTGCAGCATCACTGCGAAATTTTTTACAAAACTCCTCAGAATCGCATCCAAAAGAATTTTTTTCTTTAGCATACCTCTCTCTTACCTTTTGAGTATATGGGGAATAAAAGTTAATCCATCTCCAATTTCCTCCAGTTATCATCAAAATACCCTTTTTGATTCTTTGATCAAGTGCTAAACTCATTGTACCAATTATCCCTCCAAAAGATACCCCCATCAAATAAAGATTATCCTCGGAAAAATCATCAAACGTTTCTAACAAATCAATGCTTCTTCTAACGTCCTTAACAGCATTGTGAAAAAGGACGACACATTCTTTAGGTTCTGGAGAATAATATGGATCACCATCTTCAACATCTTTTGGTTTTCTCTCTAAATGATAAGGCAATATAACAACGCTGGTTCTATAACCAAATT
The Petrotoga sp. 9PW.55.5.1 DNA segment above includes these coding regions:
- a CDS encoding penicillin-binding transpeptidase domain-containing protein yields the protein MKEKRVKLLFALFFLGMVVLFSRSFHLQILDHHKYTSEVQNLATRIIRISPKRGNIYDRNGKLLAWNQRIYRITNLGSTLDQEIEDELYYILKDFVDNPYTVIDRLNFQKRVNLEINSIAAQKIANLDKNLIVEERYVRKYAHESLYHLLGYVDNEGTARSGLELVFDKQLRGSPGFSMINTAFNKSLNPSLQNVPPINGNNIFLTIDLDLQIKAYEYLNEKEYKGTVILSNPNNGEILVFVSAPSPDPNAFSQGMTNLEFQNILNNSNKPLLNRVTSSLYPPGSILKPFVAYGALEAGISPEATILSTGKYYLRNSQGTIIGSYSDWKNAGHGETNLVKSLRASVNSYYYWLGEELGIEHLKVIADKFEIDKKTGIIVPNEKSGIFPDPEWKRANFNTIWYPGETLLTYIGQGYVTLTPLQVLRIYNIFATKGDYYQFDLFLKEENIFGETVKKRESILQDSYPMNEEYLEYIYQGMIEVTTFRGSQVEDAGTAYNSFYDFPYVVAGKTGTAEVSGGKLSHSWFAGFLPADDPQYSIVVLIENGGQGSTAAAPIARKILDDLASKYLN
- a CDS encoding DUF123 domain-containing protein; its protein translation is MNTGSYILLIKVKDDFEIDIRHRKVLIKEGLYAYIGSAMKNLHQRVGRHLTFKEKQNKQHWHIDKILEKEESQIIFVSMVPSLNRLEERISKKFSLSFDYIENFGSTDLRVKSNFYIIDDIDAFFQIIKTIVVKAQF
- a CDS encoding alpha/beta fold hydrolase; the encoded protein is MNYEVRDEEDYLVYTFNTVYIDPIYEENETQIVHVFQPQGKVKGDIVFLHGIGPNNIPYLEWYGRFFKKFGYRTSVVILPYHLERKPKDVEDGDPYYSPEPKECVVLFHNAVKDVRRSIDLLETFDDFSEDNLYLMGVSFGGIIGTMSLALDQRIKKGILMITGGNWRWINFYSPYTQKVRERYAKEKNSFGCDSEEFCKKFRSDAATFVKDNINSIEDIFSKTPITCYHYDSLSYAKFVKQPVFFVKGSFDKIMPHKATRDLEKLISNKIVRRIPAGHKSSYFLKRFVGKWVINFLEKEEIEQQVKDKEYRKEAFESSGKV